The Parabacteroides sp. AD58 genome includes a window with the following:
- a CDS encoding pyridoxal phosphate-dependent aminotransferase, translating into MPNISQRGVNMPASPIRKLVPLANQAKAKGIKVYHLNIGQPDVPTPEVAMEAMRHIDRTVLEYSPSEGIRSFREKLVKYYAKFNIIVDADDIIITTGGSEAVFFSFMACLDPGDEIIVPEPAYANYMAFAISCGAVIKTIPSTIEEGFALPSVERFEELITPRTKAVLICNPNNPTGYLYTQKEMNQIRDIVKKYDLFLFSDEVYREFCYTGAPYISAFHLKGIENNVVLVDSVSKRYSECGIRIGALITKNQMVKENVMKWCQARLSPPLIGQIIAEASLDTPNDYMLNVYNEYVERRKFLIDGLNRIPGCYSPIPMGAFYTVAKLPVDDADKFCAWCLSDFEYEGQTVMMAPASGFYTTPGLGKDEVRMAYVLKKEDLAKALIVLQKALEAYPGRTI; encoded by the coding sequence ATGCCGAATATCTCACAACGAGGAGTCAATATGCCGGCTTCTCCTATCAGAAAACTTGTTCCGCTGGCCAATCAGGCAAAAGCTAAGGGAATTAAAGTGTATCACCTCAATATCGGGCAACCGGATGTGCCAACACCCGAAGTCGCGATGGAGGCGATGCGCCATATTGACCGCACCGTGCTTGAATATTCGCCCAGTGAAGGAATCCGCAGTTTCCGAGAAAAATTAGTGAAGTATTACGCGAAATTCAATATTATAGTCGACGCTGACGATATTATCATTACGACCGGAGGTTCGGAAGCCGTATTCTTCTCGTTTATGGCCTGTCTGGATCCAGGGGATGAAATTATTGTTCCCGAACCTGCCTATGCCAACTATATGGCATTTGCCATTTCGTGTGGCGCAGTCATCAAAACCATCCCTTCCACCATTGAAGAAGGATTTGCTCTTCCCTCGGTAGAACGGTTTGAAGAACTGATTACTCCGCGTACCAAAGCCGTTCTGATCTGTAATCCGAACAATCCGACCGGCTATCTATATACCCAGAAGGAAATGAATCAGATTCGTGATATTGTCAAGAAATACGATCTGTTCTTATTTTCGGACGAAGTTTATCGTGAATTCTGTTATACAGGCGCACCTTATATTTCTGCCTTCCATCTGAAAGGGATTGAGAACAATGTGGTACTGGTTGATTCCGTATCCAAAAGATACAGCGAATGTGGTATCCGTATCGGAGCCCTGATCACCAAGAATCAGATGGTGAAAGAGAATGTCATGAAATGGTGCCAGGCCCGCCTGAGTCCGCCTTTAATCGGTCAGATTATTGCAGAGGCATCATTGGATACACCCAATGACTACATGCTGAATGTATATAATGAATATGTAGAACGGCGTAAATTCCTGATCGACGGATTGAACCGGATTCCGGGATGTTATTCGCCGATTCCGATGGGAGCTTTCTATACGGTGGCAAAACTGCCAGTAGACGATGCCGACAAGTTCTGTGCCTGGTGCTTGAGTGACTTCGAATATGAAGGACAAACCGTCATGATGGCGCCGGCATCGGGTTTTTATACTACACCCGGGTTAGGAAAAGACGAGGTACGTATGGCTTACGTGCTCAAAAAAGAAGACCTGGCGAAAGCGCTGATCGTACTCCAAAAGGCACTTGAAGCGTATCCGGGCCGAACCATTTAA